The Hevea brasiliensis isolate MT/VB/25A 57/8 chromosome 9, ASM3005281v1, whole genome shotgun sequence nucleotide sequence aaaaaattataattttttaataaaaataaataattaaagagaataaaattattaatcttaaaatataaaaaaagggtataataatttttctaataatttacccaaatttgataatttatatAACCCATATGTAAACTATCCCCTTCCTTTACTTAGAAGGCAACCGAAGGCTGACAAGACATAGGCACACATTGCACATCTTCCTCGAGGACCTTAACCTTGTGAAGGTTATAGTTATTAATTAGATACAAACAAATATGAAAAATTATGCAATATTAgtgtgataaataaataaaaattagacacataaataaataaataaataaaagtgaatcttataaataaaaaaacattttaaaaaattattatatgattatttttttaataattatattaatttatgtattaattattaataatttatcattCTGTACATACATCCTGCATAAAATCAttgatttattatataattactaATAAATATGAATTTAGGAAAATTTGACAGAAAAAGGAAGGCCAACTAAATGTAGTCGtggaataaaaaaaatttgacaAAAGGGGCAAAAGTTGACTAACTCTAATGAAAAAATCTAGCAAACAGGAAattttttatgatttgtaaaattatatcattaaaaaaaaatcatcatattttattttattttaattctttaaaGAATTTATATGCTAAGAGGTAATATATGACcataattagtattttttttaacagaatcattttaattgaaattcaaaattaaagCTTCATTTAgagaaaaatttatattatttttataatttttaacctCTGATTGACGATTTATGTATGCTTTAAGAgagtaaattaattattaatttaattaatatttatcattattttaaaaattaaaatttaatattaagagtataaaattaacaattaattattgattttttaacCTCGTATTAAGATGGCTATTTATTAAGTGAAAGGTCGTTGCAACCAATGGCTGATATTTTGTTACGTGATGAAGGGGGACCAAGTGGTCAATTCATGCAGTGACATAATACTCTTTTAGCTCTGTTCTTAATCCATTTGGCTTCCTCCAAAATCATAACAAGCAGACTTGTATTCTGCAATAGCATATGTCATGGCCACTTCCAGGAACTGCAGAATCTGTTGGGGAGCTAATTATAAGTCTTTAGCATCTTAGAATTTCGCCATTTTGGCCTATGTGTTTCCACCATCGATGCCCAATTGCAGAGCAGACATCTGCACTCACAAAGTTAGCTCGAGAAAGAATTTCATAAGCAAACAGGGCCAAATTGTGCGCTCTacatttgaagtagtggttgggAATGAACTTAAAAGCAAAAGAATCAAATGAAAAGTAGCTGCTGACTTCATCTGGGTTTGTATATATAATATAGTTTTCTTTGTAAAGTCATCACATTTCCCTAAAGTTAACGACATATAAATTTTTAAGCATCTGACATATATAATATGAGCAATTCCACTTGCCAAAGCTATCTTCTCTTGCTACCAAATGAAAAGTAGACTTTAAGGTCAAGCATATCATCaatttgaattttaataaattaacatCCTTTCTACATCTATGTTGTATATAAAAGGTAATTCTGGTTATGGTGCTTAATATCTCTTATTCATCAACCTTCTTATCCATTCATGGCTTTGTCCATAATCAGAACAAGTCGATGCCTAGTTAGGCCATTTGAGCAGACACCATCAGGCACCCTTGATCTCTCTGTCATTGATAGGTTGCCTGTCCTGAGATGCAATGCTCGGACGCTGCATGTTTTCAGAAATGGCCCTGAAGCAGCAAGAGTTATAAGGGAAGCCTTGTCCAAGGCGTTGGTTCCCTACTACCCTCTTGCGGGGCGTCCCAAGGAGTCCAGCCAGGGTCAGCTTCAAATAGAATGCTCAGGACAAGGTGTATGGTTTGTTGAGGCATCTGCTACTAATAATCTTGAATCTGTCAATTATTTTGATAATGTCACAACAATCCCCTATGATGAGCTCCTTCCTGATTATGTTCCTGAAAATGACAAAGGCATCGAGCCACTTGTCCAAATGCAGGTATACTTTTTGTCAGAGATAAAAATCActcattgattaaaaaaaaaaaaaaccttagttTCTGCCGGGCTTGGATTTATTATACTTTCTGAGGATAAATAACTAAGAACCAACACAGAACTCATTGATCTATTCGATTCTAGCTGAAATCTATgcattgtttttctttttttttttttttctttctttttccaggtTACACAATTTGCATGTGGAGGTTTTGTGATTGGACTTATATTCTGCCACAGTATATGCGATGGCCTTGGAGCTGCACAATTCTTAAACGCAGTTGGGGAGCTAGCTAGAGGTGTTGAGCAGCTTAGCATTTCACCAGTTTGGTGTAGGGATTTTTCTCCAGCACCACCCCAACAAGCGAATGCCACAGCACTGCCACCACCAATGCCGAATTATAGGTTAGAGCATGCCAATATAGACATTTCATTTGATAAAATTGCTCAGCTCAAGAATGAATTTCAAAAGTCAACAGGGAAAACTTGCTCCACGTTCGAAGTTATAGCTGCCACATTCTGGAGAAACCGAACAATTGCAATAAACCTGAAGCAGAACACAAATATGAAGCTTGTTTTCTTCGCGAATTGCCGCCAAGTCTTAGACCTTGCTTTGCCTAAAGGATTCTATGGGAACTGTTTCTTCCCAGTGACGATCACAGTTCCAACTGAGTCACTGGCACAAGCATCAAACATTGAAGTGATAAAACTCATACAAGAATCAAAGGCTAAGCTACCAATAGAATTTGCCAAGTATCTGAAGGGGGAGTATTTGAATGATGGCGAGGATCCATTTGCACCGCCCCTAATCTACAGCACGTTGTTCATATCAGAATGGGGTAGATTGGGATTCAATCAGGTGGATTACGGGTGGGGTCCTCCAGTGCATATTGTTCCAATACAGGGCTCTAGCATCATACCTGTAGGTATTATAGGATTGTTGCCACTGCCTATGAAAGGTATCCGTTTGATGACTTGGTGTGTTGAGGAGGGCCATCGCCAGCAATTCATTAATCAGATAATGAAAGCTACTTGAGTCTTCATGTTCAAGACCCAAAAGAACGGGGAAAAAAAAACTTGGAAGCTTGCTTCCTCCTCTAAGATAACCGTATGGTTCAGTTTACTCCATGATTTCTTGTCAATAATAAGAATGGAATATGTGTGtgatcaaaataataaaaaaacacaGAATTGtaaatttacataatttttttttttcttgaattgaGTGATTGAAAAAGTGGAGATTGGAAACCTAGCTCTAACAGGCAAGTGATATGTTGCTGCGAGTCTCTGACTACGAACACAAACAAGTATGGGTTATGGCCTTAGCGTTTGCCAACATGGGCTTCCATCAAAAAGCATGGTGGGGATCAGCCCAAGCCTCATGCTTCTATTTTTATTCATCTCCGTTGGTACATGTTGGTACAACGACACCGTTTTCCGTTTCTAATTCTATTATAGACGTCGCTGCTAAACCACTCGAGTGACAGGTTCGAGACGTCATGCTGCCGTTTATCCAAAGCCCAAAAACAGAGTTTCAAGAAGGCCCATCTCCAGGTGCCTTATCCTTGAGCGAGAGGGGAAAAAATTGTTTGCGAAGATACAGATTTTAGATCAAACCGTCAAAATTATTGCTTGTGGGATTGATATTTCTGATTTTATGCGGACACGAAAGTCTTGATCCCTATCGCATGAGTTactgaaaaagaaaaagttaataCTTGTTTAGAGCGTCCATTCTGAGCCCTATGTGTCTTGATATCTGAAAAACAACAGTACTTGTGAGGAGGTTGGATGTGATTGTCAGGAATTAATTACAATAGTTGACAAGTTGTGCCATAACAATCACTTAATAAGAAAGAACAGAAAATATTCCCATTTTGAAGGGTATCATCTTTCAACAGACCATTCTAGGCTTCTCTTGTCAACTCGCTTATCGACTTTTGCTCCTTGTTTTGGTGGGAAGGTCCATCATCTGAGGCTCCTGCTCCTTGTGAACTTCAATCAAGCAAATCCGGAAATACTTGTCCAGTCACTCATGAccataattcatttttttttttttctttcattttacaTTATCtacactgaaaaaaaaaatacaaactatATAAACATAAAGAAATTttctatataatattttattcaagTCAAACCTAACTttacttaaaaattaatttaaagaaaaaaattttacacAAATCTTATGTTTAGTATAAAAATTTGGTTCCAAATCAATATAAAACAATATACTTTCTTGGTATACATATCTAAAGTGTGAAGCATAAATATTTACAAATGATCTAACACTAAAGTAAAGAAAACTCTGATATTATAtgtgaaaaataaatagaatataaaaaaaattatgtaaatctaATATTTAGTGCAAACCTTATTCCAAATTAGGACGataaagaattaaaaattttatttttgttgaaaaaaaaggaaaattaggCTGATTAAAATATGACGTCTTTGAAGAAATTTATTAGTTCTTTAGTCACGTAATTAATAAATGAATATCAGTCGAAATGaggaatatataaatatatatatatatagtggctTTAATGAATACACGTCGTCTATGTGCATGGATATTTTTTAAAAgaaggaataatttttttttttttttacaatatatagatattctatataaaaaaaattaaaaaaattaatttttgtaactcattaATTGGTGGATTTATGAAGCTAGTTGACAAGTGATACATGTTGTGCCAAGACAACGCCAAGTGATTCACGAAGTTTAATTTTGCAGTTGGGAAAGGTGCGAAATTCCCAACCTCATTTCATTTGTGGAATTTGTACCACACAAGACAGGATGATGATTCCATGTCCTTGATAGGGAGGGTTCTGCTGTTTTTTCAATGCATATATTTATTCACTGGATGTAAAAGTTTCATACTGTTGCTTAATTGCCAATGCTCCAATTGTCAACGCAAGGAATGGCCAACTAATATCCACGCTAACCAATCTTTTTTTCAATTATTCTTTTGCACCAGGAAATGcacaaattacaatttaatcctgacgtaaaattatgattttttttaattaattaataataatttatctaaaaataaaaaataaaatataaataagtttaatacttttttcttaaACAGTGGAAACGACTGTAGCAATTGGGAGCTCAGTGGCAGCTATAATTTGTAGCATATTGTTGTGGGTGACAGTTATAAAGTAAAGCAGGAAATGGAAATGTTGGTATATGTGGAGGGACCAACCAATTACATTTTCTCCTAAGGTCAGAAAAATGGCAAATCCACTATATGGGACAATGATGCATTGAATATGAGTTTCTTGAGCTTGTGTTCCTACAATTTTTCCCCACCATTCTATACAGTAGGGAAGATTATTTTATGCACAAATCATGTACACAATAACATTAATCATCATTTTTTTTAGGTAATCATCATTTCATTAGCCATCCTTCTTTAATTATATGCTATAATTTTATTCTCtttgttcatttttatttataattttctaaaaattattttccataattatttattatttaaaaaaattaataagtatttttttttGGAATTTGACTCTAATTTTtactaaatataataattatttatataattttctaaaatttatcttaatatttttgtgtttgGATCAATAATTAAATGTTGACTTAATCTCTCAAAGTTAACATTTAAATACTCAAGAgactataaatattaatataattaaaagttaatttgatctttttaaatatttaaacacATTAATGAGAGGTTAAAGTTATAAggatttaaattaaataagattttagtataacttaaataatttaatttaattgttttttaaatAGTGGATAGAAGGAGTATTATAAATAAACATTTAATTGTTAaactatatattttttatttgcaatagtgattttttttaaaaattatttcaatttatttacttttttaaaaaattaaaaaaatattaattattttttaaacttttttcttatttattattaCCTCaatatatttatctctttttttatatttttttatttttattaaatataaaaatattttaattaattattaatattttttatatgaatgaaattattcaattattttctttttttttatggaaAACTTTAAAAAGCACTTGAAATGATACAGATGCAGACAgtgtaattttaaaaaattaacaataccatattatataaaaataaatcataaaaaaaataatttgaatttaTTATAAACATTATTGTAAAGGAATGAATTTAATagcatttaattaaatatttattacaaaatttaagtaaaatcaaatagatgaattttacagtaaatatttaatataaaaaatattttactcgtttttatatttaaaaatgagtttatatattttaattaaccttGAAGTATTTGGCAGCATTCATTTTGCCTCTCCATATTCAAAGCGACTTGCTCATCAAATTTTCTGTGTGATCCTGTAACTTGCAGTTGGACTGAATTTATTCCATTTTGGAtcctaatttaattaattaattaattggtcttttcatatatttaattttaaaattatttaattaaaatacagtacaaaaaattaaaataatagctATAAAAATTAACCACTAAATATACCTACATTTTATTGGTAATCAGAATTTATCGatgaattatcaataaaatttttttactcACAAATTATAGTGTAAGTAATTTTTACCGATAAAAAAATATCATCATTAAATTTATCGATGAATTATTTtataagtaaattaaaattttttttaggtaattttgtagggaattatatatttataaattactgACTTTTTACCGataatacttttcgctgataattatcaatgataataaattatttaaataattaccgATGATAAATTTTCCTAGCtaatttttattgtataattttaatttaatttttgacattttaatttaaattaacttttaaatttaatttaatttttaaatttaatttattttattttacatttttaaattattattattatttttaaattaaatattaaatattaattgttttaatttaaatgtaaaatcattttttaattttttattttaagatttaaataacttaaaaaaaataactaGTGAGGCCCAAAGTGAGTTCCACATAGTGGCTATGCCACAATTATCATATGTTAGGGagtatttttcctttaatagagaATCTAACTCATCTCCTATCATTCATAAACGATATGAAAATTTCACATTTCTTATAATTTATCGATGAATTATCGATAAATaattttcgtaggtaaaattttttaattttttaattccttttatattttatttttagtatTATCGAATATCAACTAAATACAGTTTGTTGGTAATTACGAacggtaggtaaaattttttaagcttttaatttttttttttattttattttcaatattaccgactaaatacGGTTCATTGGTAATTGCTGATGAAAAAATTTCGTATGTagcctttttttttcctttttaatattattaaccaAATACGActcattggtaattaccgacgatagATTTTTGttagtaatttattttaataattttatttttttcttaatattactgACAAAAATAAGTTTattggtaattaccaatgaaaaagtttcgtaggtaaaattttttaaatttttattttttttttcattttcttcctaATATTAACGACTACATAcggttcgttggtaattactgatGAAAAAATTTCGTAGataagtttttatttattttttattaattttcttcttaatattaccaaCCAAATGCAGTTTGTTGATAATTATTGACTATAGATTTTCAtaggtaatttattttaaaaattttattttctatttatttcttaATATTAGCGACCAAAAATAAGTTTGTTGATAATTATTGATGTAAAGTTTttgtaagtatttatttaaaaattgtattttttattttcttcttaatattaccaaCTAAATACAAGTTAGTCAATAATTACCAATGAATCTTTTTATTggtatttttttatttgattactAATTTTACCGTCAATATTATATGCTACTTTTACGTACGAAACTGTGTTATCGGTAAAAGGTCCATCAGTAATTTCGTTAGCacaaattgatttgaattttatttcCCATTTTTGTCGGTAAAGCGTCAATGAATAAAATTCTATTATTGATGATTTTcgtaattatttttaaaacttattatagTGATATTATGCTAATTAGCTCAAGTTCAATGGCGTAAATGATATTAATTTTGGAGAGTGAGTATATATTTTCTTTGTATCAGAACTCATAAGTTATGGTCCCTAATTTCATGGCCATCACTTCTTCATAAATCCTATTACCCACTTCAGTATTATACCTTCATCACCCTATCTTgacatttttatttgatttagcctctgtttatttttgaaaaatataattaaaaaaaactatatatatatatattaatatttaagatattaagaaaataaattaatgaaaactatttttcaaaagaaaATTAAGATATTACATATTTCAAAAAATAAagtcatttttttaattttgataattttaataaattataaaaatatttatatatgtatgatataaatatatataattaatttaatattacaatcaaataataaaaaatattttcaagcaaaataaatttttaaaaatatttttaatttttcatgaatcaAACGGAATCAcatctaaaatataattttattatttattttattactatGACAATGATATAAAAGCCGTTaaatcaattgatttttttttttatctctttagcatgttaagtatatattaataaattttaattaaataatactgAAATAATTATTAAAGTTATAAAAGTTAATACCATTTTGATGCAAATGAATGCATGGTGGAAACATAAAATTGTATTGAAAATGAAAACTCTACCATGGATTTAAACTTCAATAAGTAAGGTGTGGACATTTTTATTTGATAGCAATGCTATAAATGAATTTGACACAATGATTAAGacttttacattttaataaaacttGTCCAACTATGGTCCATAGACTCAATATTCCTCTaccttattatatatatatatatatataaaattaaataacacCTCCGTGGGCAGTGGGGACAGAATAAAACCAAAATTATTATAGAAACCGATTacattattcttttattaaaaaatagcagttaaaattatattttttaatgtataattatgcaatttttttaaaattaaaatttaattatttatttaaaattaagcaCTGATAATAAATAAAACATAATAGGAGGTAATCAAAAGTTAAATATAATGTTTAATTTGGCTTGGCCTTGTGgttaaaagttattttatttaacTATTAAGTCTCAGACTCAATccctttgttaaaaaaaaaaaaaattaaataaaaacctGGAAACCCAGGATTTATTAGTCAAAGTCATGATAGATAACTAGTTCAAGAAGCTCTAAAATATATTTCTGCACTCAGAAGTTTTACTTAAGTACTTCAAGAAGATATGTAATTAATGAAATACAATTTTCTGTCCAGAAATACTGGATTTGGCAGCCTCTCTACGGCTTTGACCCATCTGTGTAGGATTCTGGTTGCTGCTATGTTCACTGTTCAAAGTGGTTGGTCACAGTCACTCCCTCCAAAAAATGATTGCAGTTCAGGCAATGGAAACGTCTATATATGATTATAATGTGTCGACACCTCAATTCGTAAATGGTTATCGCTGTGACCCAGATCCCAGAAATTGTTCATCTCAGCTACCCTTTCCTTCT carries:
- the LOC110653395 gene encoding acyl transferase 4, which encodes MALSIIRTSRCLVRPFEQTPSGTLDLSVIDRLPVLRCNARTLHVFRNGPEAARVIREALSKALVPYYPLAGRPKESSQGQLQIECSGQGVWFVEASATNNLESVNYFDNVTTIPYDELLPDYVPENDKGIEPLVQMQVTQFACGGFVIGLIFCHSICDGLGAAQFLNAVGELARGVEQLSISPVWCRDFSPAPPQQANATALPPPMPNYRLEHANIDISFDKIAQLKNEFQKSTGKTCSTFEVIAATFWRNRTIAINLKQNTNMKLVFFANCRQVLDLALPKGFYGNCFFPVTITVPTESLAQASNIEVIKLIQESKAKLPIEFAKYLKGEYLNDGEDPFAPPLIYSTLFISEWGRLGFNQVDYGWGPPVHIVPIQGSSIIPVGIIGLLPLPMKGIRLMTWCVEEGHRQQFINQIMKAT